The sequence below is a genomic window from Verrucomicrobiia bacterium.
TGGCACGGAAATTTTTATTTATTCAGCGGCGTTTCATTGGCGGGAGACGCGGCGGGCAAACCGGTGCGCCGTTACTTAACCGATGCTTATTGTTTTACTCCTGGTCATGGCTGGAAAAAGATTTCGGACTTGCCACGAGCGGCGGTGGCCGCGCCCTCGCCCGCCGCGAACTTTGGGAACGAATTAATTATCGTCAGCGGCGACGATGGACGACTCGTAAATTTTGAGCCAAAATCCGCGCATCCCGGATTTCCGAAAACGGTGCTTCACTACGAACCGCATGCGGATAAATGGACCGAGTCCCGCGATTCCCTAATATCACGAGCGACTGCGCCGATGACCGTATGGCATAATCTCGCCGTGATTCCCAACGGCGAAGCGCGACCCGGCTATCGCACGCCGGAAATGTGGGGACTGGCTTTGAAATGAATCTGCCCCGCGCTTCCTTCTACGCCTGGGCGGTGGTCGCCATGCTGTTTCCCGTTGCGCTGCTGAATTACCTCGACCGCATGATGGTCGCCACGATGCGGGAATCCATTCGCGCGGATATTCCCACCATTGCGAGCGACGCGGACTTTGGTTTTCTGATGGCGCTTTTCATGTGGGTCTATGCTTTTCTCAGTCCGATCGGCGGTTATCTCGCGGATCGTTTTAACCGCCGCTGGATGGTCATCCTGAGCCTGCTCATCTGGTCGCTGATGACGTGGCTGACCGGACACGCTCATACCTTCCGCGAAATGGCCTGGACTCGAGCGCTGATGGGCATGAGCGAGGCTTGCTACATTCCGGCGGCGTTGGCGTTGATCGCCGATTTTCATCCGGGCGCCACCCGCTCGCGCGCCATCGGCATTCACATGTGCGGCATTTATGCCGGGCAGGCGCTTGGCGGCGTGGGTGGTTATATCGCGGATGGGAGTTCATGGCGTAATGCGTTTTATTGGTTTGGCGCGGCGGGAGTGGGGTACGCATTTTTTCTCATGTTCGCCTTGCGAGATTCTCAAAGGCAAATTGCGGATGAGAATTTGAAAAGAGAAAATGTCCGGTTCTGGCGTTCAACGCGGGTGCTGTTAAGCAGCGGCGCATTTCTAATCCTGGTGATTTATTTCACGCTGCCGGGCATCGGCGGCTGGGCGATCAAAAATTGGCTGCCTACATTTCTCGCGGCAAATTTTAATTTGCGACAAGGACCGGCGGGCATGTCCGCGACGGGTTATGTGACCTTCGCCTCGTTTGCGGGCGCGCTCCTCGGCGGGTTGCTGGCCGATCGGGCGATGCGCTTCACGCCGCGCGGGCGAATCTATGTCACCGCCATCGGCATGGCTCTTTGCGCGCCGGCGTTGATCGGTTTGGGCCATGCGGGTTCACTTGGCTACGCCATCGTTTGCATGATTTTGTTCGGCCTGGGCTTTGGATTTTTTGACACCAACAACATGCCGATTCTCTGCCAGATCGTGCGACCGGAATATCGCGCCACCGGTTACGGCATCATGAACCTGATCGCCGTTGCCGCGGGCGCGGGCGTCACTGTGCTGATGGGCGCGATGCGAGATCGTGGAATTTCGCTGGGCGTGGTCTTCACCTTGTGCGCCGCCGCCGCGTTGCTGGGAGGGTTGCTGATTTTGCTTGTCCGTCCCCGGGAGGAAATCCAGAAACCCGCATGACTCATTTCTTCACCTCCCTTGAAACCATTAATCAAATAATAACTCTCGCGTTATGAAAAAAACTTGTTTGTCTCTGCTGATTATATTGGCGCTTGGCGGCCTTTTGTCGCCAGCTTCCTCACTGGCTGAAAACACGGCTTCCACTCCCGTGCCCCGAGATGCGAAATGGCTTCTCCGTCATGAGGGTTTTATTGAGCAGGCGAAAAAGGGCGGCATTGACGTTCTTTTCGTGGGCGATTCCATCACCGACCATTGGCGCGATCGCGGTTCAAATGTCTGGGAAGCTTTTTACGTGCCGTTGCACGCCGCCAACTTCGGCATCAGCAGCGACCGCACGCAGCACGTTCTTTGGCGCATCGAAAATGGCGAGTTGTCGGGAA
It includes:
- a CDS encoding MFS transporter; this translates as MNLPRASFYAWAVVAMLFPVALLNYLDRMMVATMRESIRADIPTIASDADFGFLMALFMWVYAFLSPIGGYLADRFNRRWMVILSLLIWSLMTWLTGHAHTFREMAWTRALMGMSEACYIPAALALIADFHPGATRSRAIGIHMCGIYAGQALGGVGGYIADGSSWRNAFYWFGAAGVGYAFFLMFALRDSQRQIADENLKRENVRFWRSTRVLLSSGAFLILVIYFTLPGIGGWAIKNWLPTFLAANFNLRQGPAGMSATGYVTFASFAGALLGGLLADRAMRFTPRGRIYVTAIGMALCAPALIGLGHAGSLGYAIVCMILFGLGFGFFDTNNMPILCQIVRPEYRATGYGIMNLIAVAAGAGVTVLMGAMRDRGISLGVVFTLCAAAALLGGLLILLVRPREEIQKPA